A region of Paenibacillus sp. JNUCC-31 DNA encodes the following proteins:
- a CDS encoding response regulator: MKLILVDDEKGILDGLKKMIDRYIPECEVVGTAYNGREGFELIQKWQPDIVITDIRMPQAGGLEMIQMLKEVDIQSKFILLSGYADFEYARKGMKLGVNFYINKPVEEQELRDCVCQVMDTIQIERSKVQEMDALKLASHHRMQEDGLRDILDMGNDHTEIAEELQRIGCMPKEGTQFTCILIEIRSKADGLKELGFDPVFRQIDLVFRQYGSVYRFRYTGAQIAVIVIHNAALESRDMVNTAQRLHEILFRQLNVFSVIGIGSVQNRPGGISQSFEEARNALSYQVIKGAEPIISFTQIMNRTGKSELVTEEMIADLEAAIDNLDERDSVDMIHRIFRRIEADPGFSPADLQLQCLNILLLSIRKVSFQQLQQNKLLSRQLLSLEEISRFKTLASLEQWMVEVIGGIIGFLLEQRTPKKKDMISEIKEYVTDHYDEPISLAELAARFYMNPYYLSQYFKQKTGETYLNFLTHIRISKAKELLEQTDLKVYEICHKVGYSDAQHFARMFEKWTGFKPRDYRKSLAKQ, translated from the coding sequence ATGAAACTGATTTTGGTAGATGACGAAAAAGGGATATTGGATGGACTCAAAAAGATGATAGATCGCTATATTCCGGAATGTGAAGTGGTCGGAACAGCTTATAATGGACGTGAAGGCTTCGAGCTGATTCAAAAATGGCAGCCGGACATCGTTATTACCGATATTCGAATGCCGCAGGCGGGTGGACTGGAAATGATCCAAATGCTCAAAGAGGTCGACATTCAGAGCAAATTCATCTTGCTAAGTGGATATGCGGACTTTGAATATGCCCGGAAAGGCATGAAGCTGGGTGTAAATTTTTACATCAATAAGCCGGTTGAGGAACAGGAATTGCGTGACTGTGTTTGTCAGGTCATGGATACAATTCAAATAGAGCGAAGCAAAGTCCAGGAAATGGATGCATTAAAACTGGCATCACATCACCGTATGCAGGAAGATGGCTTGCGAGATATTCTGGATATGGGGAACGACCATACCGAAATTGCAGAGGAGCTGCAAAGGATCGGATGCATGCCTAAGGAGGGCACACAATTTACTTGTATCCTGATTGAAATCCGCAGTAAGGCAGACGGTCTAAAAGAGCTCGGTTTTGATCCTGTATTTAGACAGATTGATCTGGTGTTTAGACAGTACGGTAGTGTTTATCGTTTTCGCTATACAGGTGCACAAATTGCAGTGATTGTGATCCACAATGCAGCTTTGGAGAGCAGAGATATGGTTAACACGGCACAGCGCCTTCATGAGATTCTGTTCAGACAACTGAACGTCTTCAGCGTGATTGGCATCGGCAGCGTTCAGAATCGGCCTGGTGGAATTAGCCAATCCTTTGAAGAGGCGCGAAATGCCCTCAGCTATCAAGTGATCAAGGGCGCAGAGCCCATCATTTCGTTTACCCAGATCATGAATCGGACAGGGAAAAGCGAGCTGGTTACAGAGGAGATGATCGCGGACCTGGAGGCTGCCATCGACAACCTGGATGAAAGGGATAGCGTGGATATGATCCATCGGATCTTTAGAAGAATAGAAGCTGACCCAGGTTTCAGTCCGGCAGATCTCCAGCTGCAATGCCTGAACATCCTTTTGCTTAGCATTCGAAAAGTATCTTTTCAGCAGCTTCAGCAGAACAAGTTGTTAAGTCGTCAGTTGTTATCTTTGGAGGAGATTTCACGGTTTAAGACGCTAGCGTCTCTGGAGCAGTGGATGGTGGAAGTCATTGGTGGAATCATTGGATTTTTGCTGGAACAACGTACTCCCAAGAAAAAGGACATGATCTCAGAGATCAAGGAATATGTCACAGACCATTATGATGAACCTATCAGCCTGGCCGAATTAGCTGCCCGCTTTTATATGAACCCGTATTACTTAAGCCAATATTTCAAACAAAAGACAGGGGAAACATATTTGAATTTTTTGACCCACATACGGATCAGCAAAGCGAAAGAATTGCTTGAACAGACAGATTTGAAGGTGTATGA